One part of the Treponema sp. OMZ 787 genome encodes these proteins:
- a CDS encoding YeiH family protein, producing METIKNNFLGIAVSALICLPAWFLGRIFPLAGAPVIALLMGMTITLFWKDKGKAAMGITFVSKKVLQWAVVLLGAGLNYTVILKTGAQSLPIIICTIGISLLISFVLYKLMKLNKNTAILIGVGSSICGGSAVAASASVIDADAEDAAQAISVIFFFNVLAALIFPTLGRFLGFDTASGEAFGIFAGTAINDTSSVTAAAAVWDSMWSLGSQTLDKAVTVKLTRTLAIIPITFTLAFLKVREMKNSAEKKVDLKKIFPFFILYFIALSVITAVLSNLGVPSSVFAPAKTLSKILITAAMAAVGLNSNILKLIKTGGKPLVLGASCWVSITIVSLLMQKVMGIW from the coding sequence CGCTGGCCGGGGCTCCGGTAATAGCCCTTCTTATGGGGATGACTATTACTCTTTTTTGGAAAGATAAGGGCAAGGCAGCCATGGGAATTACCTTTGTTTCAAAAAAGGTTTTGCAATGGGCTGTTGTGCTTTTGGGTGCAGGTTTAAACTATACGGTTATTTTAAAAACAGGAGCTCAATCTCTTCCTATTATAATATGTACAATAGGAATATCTCTTTTGATTTCTTTTGTTCTTTATAAATTGATGAAGCTTAATAAAAATACGGCGATATTAATCGGTGTGGGTTCTTCAATTTGCGGAGGATCGGCTGTTGCGGCATCTGCCTCGGTGATAGATGCAGATGCCGAAGATGCGGCTCAGGCAATTTCTGTTATTTTCTTTTTTAATGTCCTTGCAGCCCTTATTTTTCCAACTCTTGGAAGGTTCTTAGGTTTTGATACGGCTTCAGGAGAGGCCTTCGGCATATTCGCAGGAACTGCAATAAACGATACTTCTTCAGTAACGGCCGCTGCTGCGGTATGGGACAGTATGTGGAGTCTGGGCTCTCAAACTTTGGATAAGGCTGTAACAGTAAAGCTTACAAGGACCCTCGCTATTATTCCGATTACCTTTACTCTTGCTTTTTTAAAGGTAAGAGAGATGAAAAATTCGGCCGAAAAAAAGGTAGATCTAAAAAAAATCTTTCCTTTCTTTATTTTGTATTTTATAGCTCTTTCGGTTATCACAGCCGTTTTATCCAATCTAGGAGTTCCATCATCGGTTTTTGCCCCGGCAAAGACATTGAGTAAGATTCTTATTACTGCTGCAATGGCGGCTGTAGGTCTTAACAGCAATATATTAAAGTTAATCAAAACCGGCGGTAAACCTCTTGTTTTAGGTGCAAGCTGTTGGGTATCCATTACTATTGTTAGTCTGCTTATGCAAAAGGTTATGGGAATCTGGTAA
- a CDS encoding RNA polymerase sigma factor — protein sequence MENKIDLNLLIDQAGDSLWRFCLRLEKTRLDAEDLYQETMLKAIKLQDKIAFDKNPKAFLFSIAAGIHKNKFRKFFRRVKLAPPSSTALESLSSPYEVLPEIEFEKKELKEEIEKAVSSLPEKIKISVLMFYSADMESNDKTDIVISEILNTGEKTPLHINKKIYAQINMQNNNLLDVPVFIILINIITAIFSGIIFINIGLIFPFFIFKPFFIFLGIGIINITIFLSILLKLKYSTNAVQYGF from the coding sequence ATGGAAAATAAAATCGATTTAAACCTTTTGATTGATCAAGCGGGAGATTCTCTTTGGCGCTTTTGTTTAAGACTTGAAAAAACAAGACTTGATGCTGAAGACCTATATCAAGAAACAATGTTAAAAGCAATTAAGCTGCAAGACAAAATAGCATTTGATAAAAATCCTAAGGCTTTTTTATTTTCGATTGCTGCCGGAATACATAAAAATAAATTTCGTAAGTTTTTTAGAAGAGTTAAACTTGCACCTCCTTCGAGCACGGCACTTGAATCTCTTTCTTCTCCTTATGAAGTTTTACCCGAAATCGAATTCGAAAAAAAAGAATTAAAAGAAGAAATCGAAAAGGCTGTTTCTTCTTTGCCCGAAAAAATTAAGATAAGCGTTTTAATGTTCTATTCGGCGGATATGGAATCAAATGATAAAACCGATATTGTGATAAGTGAAATTTTAAACACAGGTGAAAAAACTCCTTTGCATATAAATAAAAAAATTTATGCACAGATAAATATGCAAAACAATAATCTTTTGGATGTTCCTGTATTTATTATTTTGATAAATATAATTACCGCAATTTTTTCGGGTATTATTTTTATAAACATAGGTTTGATTTTCCCTTTTTTTATATTTAAACCTTTTTTTATATTTTTAGGGATAGGAATTATAAACATCACTATTTTTTTAAGTATTCTTTTAAAATTAAAATATAGTACAAACGCGGTTCAATATGGATTTTAG
- a CDS encoding ribonucleotide-diphosphate reductase subunit beta, protein MITEKTILPHKALFNENGDIETHKRKMIGGNTTNLNDFNNMKYSWASDWYRQAMNNFWIPEEINMTTDIQDYRKLSAPEKTAYDKILSFLIFLDSIQTANLPNVGQYVTANEVNLCLTIQAFQEAVHSQSYSYMLDTICSPEERTEILYQWKDDEHLLRRNKFIGDLYNEFQTDKSARAFLKVCVANYILEGIYFYSGFMFFYNLGRNNKMPGSVQEIRYINRDENTHLWLFRSMIQELQKEEPQLFTPENIELFRAMIKEGCEQEIAWGNYVIGNDIPGLNSQMVTDYIQYLGNLRCENLGFAPIYDGHREEPQSMSWVSQYSNANLIKTDFFEAKSTAYAKSSAMVDDL, encoded by the coding sequence ATGATAACGGAAAAAACTATTTTGCCGCATAAGGCATTGTTTAACGAAAACGGAGATATAGAAACTCACAAGCGCAAGATGATCGGAGGAAATACAACTAACTTAAACGATTTTAACAATATGAAGTATTCATGGGCAAGCGATTGGTACAGACAGGCTATGAATAATTTTTGGATACCGGAAGAAATAAACATGACCACCGATATTCAAGACTATCGAAAATTATCCGCACCGGAAAAAACGGCCTATGATAAGATTCTTTCTTTTTTGATTTTTTTGGACAGCATCCAAACAGCAAACCTTCCCAATGTCGGACAATATGTAACGGCCAACGAGGTAAACTTATGCCTTACCATTCAAGCCTTTCAAGAAGCCGTTCATTCGCAAAGCTACAGCTATATGCTCGATACAATTTGTTCTCCCGAAGAGAGGACAGAAATTCTATATCAATGGAAGGATGATGAACATCTTTTACGCCGAAATAAATTTATCGGAGATTTATACAACGAATTTCAAACGGACAAGAGTGCTCGTGCTTTTTTAAAGGTCTGCGTTGCAAACTACATCTTGGAAGGTATTTATTTTTATTCAGGCTTTATGTTTTTTTATAATTTGGGAAGAAACAATAAGATGCCAGGCTCGGTACAAGAAATCCGTTATATCAACCGCGATGAAAATACGCACCTTTGGCTTTTCCGTTCGATGATTCAAGAATTGCAAAAGGAAGAACCTCAGCTGTTTACTCCTGAAAATATTGAGCTTTTTAGAGCCATGATAAAGGAAGGCTGCGAGCAGGAAATAGCTTGGGGAAATTATGTTATAGGAAACGATATTCCGGGGCTTAACAGTCAGATGGTAACCGACTATATTCAATATTTGGGAAACCTCAGATGCGAAAACCTCGGCTTTGCTCCGATTTATGACGGCCACAGGGAAGAACCACAATCCATGAGCTGGGTCAGCCAGTACAGCAATGCAAACCTGATTAAGACGGACTTTTTCGAAGCCAAGTCTACAGCCTACGCAAAGTCCTCAGCAATGGTGGATGACCTGTAA
- the nagB gene encoding glucosamine-6-phosphate deaminase gives MRLIIKNNYDDCSKWAADYIGNKIIEFNPTKERPFVLGLPTGSTPLGIYKELIKKNKEGVLSFKYVVTFNMDEYVGLEASHPQSYHYFMMDNFFNHIDIDPKNIHILNGMAKDKKKECEDYEKAIRSYGKINLFLGGIGADGHIAFNEPYSSLTSRTREKTLTRDTIIMNSRFFEGNEDLVPKTALTVGIGTIMDAEEVLIMATGHAKAEAVYHAVEGGISHMWTVSALQLHPKSIIICDDEATDELKVKTVKYFLDIEKEKRN, from the coding sequence ATGAGACTTATCATAAAAAATAATTATGACGATTGTTCAAAATGGGCTGCCGATTATATAGGCAATAAAATTATCGAATTTAATCCTACAAAGGAAAGGCCCTTTGTTCTAGGCCTTCCTACAGGTTCAACGCCGTTAGGTATTTACAAAGAGCTTATAAAAAAGAATAAAGAAGGTGTTTTATCATTTAAGTACGTTGTTACCTTTAATATGGATGAGTATGTGGGCTTGGAAGCCTCTCATCCGCAAAGCTATCACTACTTTATGATGGATAATTTTTTTAATCACATCGATATCGACCCTAAAAATATTCACATCTTAAACGGAATGGCAAAAGATAAGAAAAAAGAATGTGAAGATTACGAAAAAGCAATCCGCTCTTACGGAAAAATTAATTTGTTTTTAGGCGGAATAGGGGCTGACGGACACATAGCCTTTAATGAGCCCTATTCTTCTTTAACATCCCGTACAAGGGAAAAAACTTTAACACGCGATACCATCATAATGAATTCCCGCTTTTTTGAGGGAAACGAAGACCTTGTTCCAAAGACAGCCTTGACCGTAGGTATAGGTACAATTATGGATGCTGAAGAAGTTCTTATAATGGCAACAGGACATGCTAAGGCTGAGGCGGTGTATCATGCAGTGGAAGGTGGGATAAGCCATATGTGGACTGTAAGTGCTTTACAACTTCACCCCAAATCGATTATAATATGCGATGATGAAGCTACCGATGAGCTTAAGGTAAAAACGGTAAAATACTTTTTGGATATAGAAAAGGAAAAAAGAAACTAA
- a CDS encoding AI-2E family transporter has product MHQDNKYRLQTISFFVLLAGMLILVGKLFLPYASVLLWSAVMYILVSPIYNKILSKMNKEKKTFHIKKRLLAGSFAIMTVLVVAGVLFFVVIKIFGQGKILVQNIQNFLENINNSESGFSKTDIAAAVNRLSMGTVDISNLDLQKEFLSLLSASSDRILRYATSLVKNAGSFFLSLVFFAFALYFFYVDGAYLFSLLKHAIPIDNETSSKLFSKIGEITTNLFKGLFLVSFYQCLASLIVYLIFGVQSALLLAILTFFSSFLPLVGCGLIWFPVGVGLCFTDGLVKGLVFLVVAGSIISFMDNFLRPFFLKDRIKIHPLLIFFSMLGGISMFSFDGIVLGPMIVILFFTILDMALDIEEKKENEDDSFEHLV; this is encoded by the coding sequence ATGCATCAGGATAATAAATACAGGCTGCAAACTATCTCGTTTTTTGTATTACTTGCAGGAATGCTGATTCTTGTAGGTAAGTTGTTTTTGCCTTATGCAAGTGTTTTATTGTGGTCGGCAGTAATGTATATTTTAGTAAGCCCGATATACAATAAAATATTATCAAAAATGAATAAAGAGAAAAAAACTTTTCATATAAAAAAAAGATTGCTTGCAGGCAGCTTTGCAATAATGACAGTTCTTGTTGTTGCAGGGGTCTTGTTTTTTGTAGTGATAAAAATATTCGGCCAAGGTAAAATTCTTGTTCAAAATATTCAGAACTTTTTAGAAAACATAAATAATTCGGAATCCGGTTTTTCCAAAACCGATATAGCTGCAGCCGTAAACCGATTGTCGATGGGGACGGTAGATATTTCAAACCTTGATTTACAAAAAGAATTTTTAAGTCTTTTATCAGCCTCATCGGATCGGATATTGCGGTATGCAACAAGCCTTGTAAAAAATGCAGGCTCCTTTTTTCTGTCCCTTGTTTTTTTTGCCTTTGCTCTTTACTTTTTTTATGTAGACGGAGCATATCTTTTCAGTTTATTAAAACATGCCATCCCGATAGATAATGAAACATCCAGCAAGCTGTTTTCTAAAATAGGAGAAATTACGACTAATCTTTTTAAAGGGCTTTTCTTGGTTTCATTTTACCAATGTCTTGCATCTTTGATTGTTTATCTTATTTTCGGAGTTCAAAGTGCATTATTGCTTGCAATTTTGACTTTTTTCAGTTCATTTTTACCTCTTGTCGGCTGCGGCCTAATTTGGTTCCCTGTCGGAGTGGGCTTATGTTTTACGGACGGCCTTGTAAAGGGATTGGTATTTTTGGTCGTTGCAGGTTCAATAATCAGCTTTATGGATAATTTTTTACGCCCCTTCTTTTTAAAGGATAGAATAAAGATACATCCTCTTTTAATCTTTTTTTCAATGTTGGGCGGAATAAGTATGTTCTCATTTGACGGAATTGTTTTAGGGCCGATGATTGTAATTTTGTTCTTTACAATTTTGGATATGGCATTGGATATAGAAGAAAAAAAAGAAAATGAAGATGACAGTTTTGAACATTTAGTATAA